CACCGAGCTAATGCGTCCGTATCTGCACGAGTTCCTGGCCTCCGCCTACGAGGACTACGACATTGTCATCTGGTCCGCCACCAGCATGCGCTGGATCGAGGAGAAGATGCGCCTGCTGGGCGTGGCCAGCAACGAGAACTACAAGGTGATGTTCTACCTCGACTCCACGGCCATGATCTCTGTCCATGTGCCGGAACGCGGAGTGGTGGACGTGAAGCCGCTGGGGGTGATTTGGGCCCTGTACAAGCAGTACAGCTCCAGCAACACCATCATGTTCGATGACATCCGCCGCAACTTCCTGATGAACCCCAAATCCGGCTTAAAGATCCGTCCCTTCCGTCAGGCTCATCTCAACCGGGGAACGGACACGGAGCTGCTCAAGCTGTCCGACTACTTGCGCAAGATCGCCCACAACTGCCCGGACTTCAACTCGCTGAATCACCGCAAGTGGGAGCACTACCAGCCCAAGAAGAACTCCTGAAATCTCCATCTCTCGTTTGTAAGATCCGCATAg
This portion of the Drosophila takahashii strain IR98-3 E-12201 chromosome 3R, DtakHiC1v2, whole genome shotgun sequence genome encodes:
- the Ublcp1 gene encoding ubiquitin-like domain-containing CTD phosphatase 1, coding for MEVKEVVVIVKWSGREYPVDLTDQDTVEVLRHEIFRKTQVRPERQKLLNLKYKGKTAADNVKISALELKPNFKLMMVGSTEADIEDACSLPEDIGEVVDDFDDAEEREESVEHSAVYLAKVQRRVRDYKIKELSPPREGKKLLVLDIDYTLFDHRSPAETGTELMRPYLHEFLASAYEDYDIVIWSATSMRWIEEKMRLLGVASNENYKVMFYLDSTAMISVHVPERGVVDVKPLGVIWALYKQYSSSNTIMFDDIRRNFLMNPKSGLKIRPFRQAHLNRGTDTELLKLSDYLRKIAHNCPDFNSLNHRKWEHYQPKKNS